A genomic stretch from Coffea arabica cultivar ET-39 chromosome 10c, Coffea Arabica ET-39 HiFi, whole genome shotgun sequence includes:
- the LOC113696600 gene encoding uncharacterized protein, producing the protein MTNILARLVEQQGQTPVNQPRDPEIGEDRTLKRFQKFSPPKFLGGPDSELVVRWLEIMINIFAALNYMEDRQVNFSIFQFEGPTRAWWNVIRAKWERKWITWTWLNFVREFNEKYLPLIVQEKREDDFIRLLPGGLSLSEYETQFTKLSKFAPELIVAEQRSVRRFVQGLNVEIQEALAAAQINTFTEVFKKAQWIEIARTQVKAFHARKKGVSSGDCDSPTSP; encoded by the coding sequence ATGACTAATATTTTAGCTCGATTGGTAGAGCAGCAGGGTCAAACCCCTGTcaatcaacctagggaccctgAAATAGGGGAAGATAGGACCCTAAAgcggtttcaaaagttttcacctcCCAAGTTTCTTGGAGGGCCAGACTCGGAGTTAGTGGTGAGATGGCTGGAAATAATGATAAATATTTTCGCCGCCTTGAATTATATGGAGGATAGGCAGGTGAATTTTTctatatttcaatttgaaggaccaaccagagcctggtggaatgtgattaggGCTAAGTGGGAAAGAAAGTGGATAACATGGACTTGGTTGAACTTTGTGCGagagtttaacgagaaatatcttCCACTAATAGTCCAggagaaaagggaggatgaTTTCATTAGGCTACTTCCGGGAGGCTTAAGTCTATCTGAATATGAGACTCAGTTCACCAAGTTATCTAAGtttgctcctgaattgataGTTGCAGAGCAGAGGAGTGTGAGGAGGTTTGTACAGGGGTTAAATGTAGAAATACAAGAGGCTTTGGCGGCggcacaaattaatacttttacggaggttTTTAAGAAAGCCCAGTGGATAGAAATTGCAAGGACACAGGTGAAGGCTTTTCATGCAAGAAAGAAAGGTGTGTCTAGTGGagactgtgacagccccacctccccctaa